In a genomic window of Rhododendron vialii isolate Sample 1 chromosome 12a, ASM3025357v1:
- the LOC131309363 gene encoding uncharacterized protein LOC131309363, producing MISDPNHPLYLHHSDHPGVVLVSQLRTEDNYSTWSRAMITALRAKNKLGLVDWSIPKPSDSSAKELQQWTRCNDMVKSWLLNSLSREISPSVIYCDLAHEIWEELKERFSQVSSPHVFQIKQEIHNLAQDTLSVVTYFTKLKALWDELSALCPISSCTCAAMKDALQYQQRQRTMKFLMGLNQSYSAVRGQILLMDPLPSVNRAYSLVLQEERQREVSSNRSPTPDVAALTVKGNLNVNKNTGKKSTEKNKRPNCDQCKWEGHTMDKCYRLHGYPPGH from the exons ATGATTTCAG ATCCCAACCACCCTTTGTATCTTCATCACTCTGATCATCCGGGAGTGGTGTTAGTATCTCAACTCCGTACTGAAGATAACTACAGTACATGGAGTCGAGCCATGATTACGGCGTTGAGAGCAAAGAACAAACTTGGTTTGGTTGATTGGTCTATACCAAAGCCGAGCGATTCCTCGGCGAAGGAATTGCAGCAATGGACTCGCTGCAATGATATGGTCAAGTCATGGTTGTTGAATTCCCTATCAAGGGAGATATCCCCAAGTGTGATCTACTGCGATCTTGCTCATGAGATTTGGGAAGAATTGAAGGAACGCTTCTCACAAGTGAGTAGTCCGCATGTATTTCAGATCAAGCAAGAAATTCATAACCTTGCTCAAGATACTTTGTCCGTGGTGACATATTTTACTAAGTTGAAGGCTCTTTGGGATGAGTTATCAGCTCTTTGTCCTATATCTTCATGTACTTGTGCTGCAATGAAGGATGCTCTGCAATATCAACAGAGACAAAGAACTATGAAGTTCCTTATGGGTCTGAACCAATCATATTCAGCTGTTCGTGGGCAAATTCTATTGATGGACCCACTTCCCTCTGTCAATCGAGCATATTCATTGGTTCTTCAAGAGGAACGACAGAGAGAAGTATCATCCAACAGATCTCCTACTCCTGATGTTGCGGCCCTTACCGTAAAGGGGAACTTGAATGTCAACAAAAATACAGGAAAGAAGAGTACTGAAAAAAATAAGCGTCCGAATTGTGATCAATGTAAATGGGAAGGCCACACGATGGACAAATGCTATCGGCTTCATGGCTATCCTCCGGGTCATTGA